A region from the Candidatus Thiothrix putei genome encodes:
- a CDS encoding HlyD family efflux transporter periplasmic adaptor subunit, which translates to MKKQMVAVLSGGLLMGMASLPLAVFAHGGEDHSHDDAPPAPIIAPNNSGIRWELQSPDVELLGALHDGKLTLYASHFRDNTPISNANIELESKGQKLLLQTDANGIGETDAAWLQQADKRELLATVQAKGVNDLLVGKLAFSNGTAQATRLTDGSVFMPQASQQILGLHTTASKPQTVAQRVTLNGVVVTDPNASAVIQPPLSGRLLAPENGFPSIGSRVKKGQTLAILEPAASNTDKGDQQDKIAEVRSELALAEKNAARLTSIAGVIPQMEVDAARNTADTLNARLKALQSHLAQQPQPLLAPLSGIISSARVVLGQQANAGDVLFEIIDPTQLQVEALAYDATVAAQITGATTTLNGKTLTLDFIGSSQQLRNQALPLRFKVEARGESPLTVGQPLKLAVQTRTSIQGTPLPASSVVNNNQQQPTVWVKTAAERFTPHTVKLQTLDADTVIITEGLPNSSIRAVTSSAVLLSQVR; encoded by the coding sequence ATGAAAAAACAGATGGTTGCCGTATTAAGCGGCGGCTTGCTCATGGGTATGGCAAGCCTCCCCTTGGCTGTATTTGCCCACGGTGGCGAAGACCACAGCCACGATGACGCGCCCCCTGCGCCCATTATCGCCCCCAATAACAGCGGCATACGCTGGGAATTACAATCGCCCGACGTGGAACTGCTCGGCGCACTCCACGACGGCAAATTGACCCTGTATGCCAGCCATTTCCGCGATAACACCCCGATTTCCAATGCCAACATCGAGCTGGAAAGCAAGGGGCAAAAGCTGCTGCTGCAAACCGATGCCAACGGCATAGGTGAAACCGATGCAGCATGGTTGCAACAAGCGGACAAACGCGAATTGCTGGCAACCGTGCAAGCCAAGGGCGTCAACGATTTGCTGGTGGGCAAACTGGCGTTTAGCAATGGCACAGCACAAGCCACCCGCTTGACCGATGGCAGCGTGTTCATGCCGCAAGCGTCCCAACAAATACTTGGCTTACACACCACGGCCAGCAAACCGCAAACCGTTGCCCAACGTGTCACCTTAAACGGCGTGGTGGTAACTGACCCGAACGCCAGTGCCGTGATTCAACCGCCGCTGAGCGGGCGCTTGCTTGCACCGGAAAACGGCTTCCCCAGCATTGGCAGCAGGGTCAAAAAAGGTCAAACCCTCGCTATCCTCGAACCCGCCGCCAGCAATACCGACAAGGGCGACCAGCAAGACAAAATCGCTGAAGTACGCTCCGAACTGGCATTAGCAGAGAAAAACGCCGCACGACTGACTAGCATTGCAGGCGTTATTCCACAAATGGAAGTCGATGCCGCCCGCAACACCGCCGACACCCTCAATGCCCGCCTTAAAGCCCTGCAAAGCCACCTTGCGCAACAGCCACAACCGCTGCTTGCCCCACTATCCGGCATTATCAGCAGTGCCAGGGTAGTGTTAGGGCAACAAGCCAACGCAGGCGATGTCCTGTTTGAAATCATTGACCCGACACAGTTACAAGTCGAAGCCCTCGCCTACGACGCAACGGTAGCGGCACAAATCACCGGTGCAACCACCACCCTCAATGGCAAAACCCTGACACTGGACTTCATCGGCAGCAGCCAACAACTGCGCAACCAAGCCCTGCCCCTACGTTTTAAGGTGGAAGCGAGAGGAGAATCTCCCCTCACCGTCGGGCAACCGCTCAAACTCGCCGTGCAAACCCGCACCAGCATTCAAGGCACGCCCTTACCCGCCAGCAGCGTGGTCAACAATAACCAGCAACAGCCAACCGTGTGGGTAAAAACCGCCGCCGAACGCTTCACCCCCCACACCGTCAAGCTGCAAACGCTGGATGCCGATACCGTAATCATTACCGAAGGCTTGCCGAACAGCAGTATCCGCGCCGTCACCAGCAGCGCGGTCTTGCTGTCGCAAGTGCGCTAG
- a CDS encoding MBL fold metallo-hydrolase, with translation MSLRYLGDAVLWLPKEKLVFTGDMVFNERMLGVLPEISKVKDWQATFKKMAELKPEHVIAGHGAPSDLAAAQKNTGDYLDWLVTEVGKSLEAMEDLGDAVKRLSADDKFSFLKLSKDLHGRNVHQTYLQLEAE, from the coding sequence ATGTCCTTGCGTTACCTCGGCGATGCGGTGCTGTGGTTGCCCAAGGAAAAGCTGGTATTCACGGGCGATATGGTATTCAACGAGCGGATGCTGGGCGTATTGCCGGAAATTTCCAAAGTAAAAGACTGGCAAGCAACTTTCAAGAAAATGGCGGAACTCAAGCCCGAACACGTCATTGCGGGGCATGGTGCACCCAGCGATTTGGCTGCCGCGCAGAAAAATACCGGCGATTACCTCGATTGGCTGGTAACGGAGGTCGGCAAGTCGCTAGAGGCGATGGAAGATTTGGGCGATGCGGTTAAACGCTTGTCAGCGGATGATAAGTTCAGCTTCCTCAAACTGTCCAAAGACTTGCATGGGCGCAATGTGCATCAGACGTACTTGCAGCTAGAGGCGGAGTAA